A single window of Leptospira semungkisensis DNA harbors:
- a CDS encoding helix-turn-helix domain-containing protein codes for MLLSIGCLVRPEKTASFKILSLLSFCVSIQFLYIFFLLRGIYFEPLFLNHMHIPLAWFLGPGMFSLFSITVRDERVSLTEKSFYLPGLFFLAFFPLFFLAFPESFRSRPLDYFKLGTISWLDILLIGAYSANLLLYFSVVWQTRGVFRWNRLKEDAGARILLFVILGSGSATFVLVLAFLIRDLNLLFASVLGTVIYAVIGYLFQIHSPHVFQEIGPSMREVYRSSRLDGVDTADLETRLDTLMKEEKMYLQEDLSLSALSNQLDIKPYQLSEFLNQRKGTNFSKFVNGFRVAEAVRILAKEDGANILSVAYRSGFNSKATFNLAFKSVTGVSPREFLRKTKVS; via the coding sequence ATGCTTCTCAGCATTGGATGTTTGGTACGACCTGAAAAAACCGCAAGCTTCAAGATCCTATCCTTACTTTCCTTTTGCGTCTCCATTCAATTTCTTTATATTTTCTTTTTATTGAGAGGAATCTATTTCGAACCTTTGTTCTTAAATCACATGCATATTCCATTGGCATGGTTCTTGGGCCCGGGAATGTTTAGCCTATTCTCTATAACTGTTCGAGATGAACGAGTATCGCTGACTGAAAAGAGCTTTTATCTTCCCGGATTATTCTTCTTAGCCTTCTTTCCTTTATTCTTTCTTGCGTTTCCGGAAAGTTTTAGAAGTAGACCCTTGGATTATTTCAAATTAGGGACCATTAGTTGGTTGGATATCCTACTAATTGGGGCCTACTCTGCTAATTTGTTACTCTATTTCTCTGTAGTTTGGCAGACCAGAGGCGTATTCAGATGGAATCGATTGAAAGAAGATGCAGGAGCCAGGATACTTTTGTTCGTTATCTTAGGCAGTGGTAGTGCAACTTTTGTCTTGGTCTTGGCATTTCTTATCCGAGATCTAAATCTACTATTCGCTTCCGTACTTGGAACAGTGATCTACGCGGTGATCGGATATCTGTTTCAAATCCATTCCCCGCATGTTTTTCAAGAGATCGGCCCTTCTATGAGAGAGGTATACAGGAGCTCTAGATTGGATGGAGTCGATACTGCAGACCTGGAGACTAGACTCGATACGCTCATGAAGGAAGAGAAGATGTACTTACAAGAGGATCTTTCTCTTTCTGCACTATCCAATCAATTGGATATAAAACCTTATCAGCTTTCCGAATTTCTAAACCAGAGAAAAGGCACGAACTTCTCTAAATTTGTGAACGGTTTTCGAGTGGCAGAGGCAGTTCGTATTTTAGCAAAAGAAGATGGAGCAAATATTCTTTCTGTAGCTTATCGATCCGGTTTCAACTCCAAGGCAACATTCAATCTTGCATTTAAATCAGTAACCGGAGTTTCTCCTAGAGAATTTCTAAGAAAAACAAAAGTCTCCTAG
- a CDS encoding sulfatase, which yields MSSHTFFQKEETVIPVWDGLRSLTKPGSKCQGNPEEAIKRISYHYKKNPSRYSGLPVKDRWRNTQLTVLKDKQNLLNESRDSLLLFQNGECSISSEFTLKDTKLSYSPNTIFSFSTTILSSLGEKVSASGKLEISLGQTSIFSQEVSGKGDNWQDFEIPLSEEVAKLLKSDPSPNWNFKWTPKQNGDLIFLGQPILYSKVSNTGEWGSKENVILIVVDALRPDRLGFGGSTVPTSPYLDQLASESVVFENAFSNGNWTKPSMISFFTSKIASELGLGNAWFYSTNLHRKIFYSKEPSTLPNHLRQKGYLTASFMNNVFLLDYTGVGVDLGFHKLFQPGKDKADTELILDESLKFLKENKDRRFFLHININTPHYPYLPERKYLEALEKQTPPQIWNQYDPFVKKYMAEILYTDEVIGKILEEAKKNGVFDKTWIAIVADHGELQSLEHYYHHHFVAENLHAHGESHYDEEIKVPWILHPPAAVKPYIQKWKFNEQVSLLSLFPTLTGALGFPCEAKACDGNDYSIAMFGDSGPEKEDYVYTEGRFSESIRSKEFKLIRRYPGYDFVRRTREGAPHQMSEELYDLVNDPQESKNLALEPSPLLTKAREELGSHSLKKNTFKLRLPACSKDCSRKIDLNLQGGIYRIFSDSDFHLDRAEARSASLSVRQVAGKEVIISVQTVEPLFGFRLSITKDGVSEDYKSGKWGILSKASTGLYSASPETVASSRQPYEFKTSNLPYWYNDAGLTGNTDSSEQAALGKEVRKVLESWGYIHE from the coding sequence TTGTCTTCTCACACCTTCTTTCAGAAGGAAGAGACAGTAATTCCAGTATGGGACGGGCTTCGCTCCTTAACAAAGCCGGGTAGCAAATGTCAGGGCAATCCTGAAGAAGCGATCAAACGGATCTCTTATCATTACAAAAAGAATCCTTCTCGATATTCGGGACTTCCTGTAAAAGATAGATGGAGAAATACTCAGCTTACCGTCTTGAAGGATAAGCAAAATCTATTAAACGAATCCAGGGACAGTCTCTTATTATTTCAAAATGGAGAATGCTCCATATCTTCAGAGTTTACTCTTAAAGATACTAAGCTTTCTTATTCTCCAAATACTATATTCAGTTTTTCTACTACGATTCTTTCATCTTTAGGAGAGAAGGTTTCGGCTTCGGGAAAATTAGAGATCTCTTTGGGACAAACTTCTATATTCTCACAGGAAGTTTCAGGCAAAGGAGATAATTGGCAGGACTTCGAAATTCCATTAAGCGAAGAAGTAGCCAAACTTCTTAAATCCGACCCTTCGCCCAACTGGAATTTCAAATGGACTCCGAAGCAGAATGGAGATCTTATTTTTTTAGGACAACCGATCCTTTATTCCAAAGTTTCTAATACAGGTGAATGGGGATCTAAAGAAAATGTAATATTGATCGTAGTAGACGCTCTTCGCCCGGATCGATTGGGTTTCGGGGGATCTACTGTCCCAACTAGTCCGTATCTGGATCAATTAGCTTCAGAATCCGTCGTATTTGAAAATGCATTCTCGAACGGAAATTGGACCAAGCCAAGCATGATCTCATTCTTCACTTCTAAGATCGCCTCAGAATTAGGATTGGGAAACGCATGGTTCTATTCTACGAACTTGCACAGAAAGATATTTTATTCCAAGGAACCTTCTACCCTTCCGAATCATTTAAGGCAAAAAGGATATTTGACTGCTAGCTTCATGAACAATGTCTTTTTGCTAGATTACACTGGCGTAGGAGTAGATCTAGGTTTTCATAAGCTCTTTCAGCCAGGAAAGGATAAAGCTGATACAGAGCTGATCTTGGATGAATCTTTGAAATTCCTAAAGGAAAATAAGGATAGAAGATTCTTTCTTCATATAAATATCAACACACCTCATTACCCTTACCTTCCTGAAAGAAAATATCTGGAAGCTCTTGAAAAGCAAACTCCTCCTCAGATTTGGAACCAGTACGACCCTTTCGTGAAGAAGTATATGGCAGAAATCTTATATACCGACGAAGTGATCGGTAAAATATTAGAAGAAGCCAAAAAGAACGGAGTCTTTGATAAGACCTGGATCGCAATCGTAGCGGATCACGGAGAATTGCAGTCCTTAGAACATTATTATCATCATCATTTCGTGGCGGAAAATCTGCATGCCCACGGAGAATCTCATTATGACGAAGAGATCAAGGTACCTTGGATCCTTCATCCTCCTGCTGCAGTGAAACCTTATATTCAAAAATGGAAGTTTAATGAACAGGTTTCCCTTCTCTCTTTATTTCCGACTTTAACAGGAGCATTAGGTTTTCCTTGTGAAGCTAAGGCCTGCGACGGGAACGACTACTCAATCGCCATGTTCGGGGACTCAGGGCCGGAAAAAGAAGACTACGTTTATACGGAAGGTCGATTTTCAGAATCGATCCGAAGTAAAGAATTCAAACTGATCCGAAGATACCCTGGCTACGATTTCGTTCGCAGAACGAGAGAAGGTGCCCCTCACCAAATGTCAGAAGAGCTTTACGATCTTGTAAATGACCCTCAAGAATCTAAAAACTTAGCCTTGGAACCTTCTCCTTTGTTAACCAAGGCGAGAGAAGAATTGGGATCCCATAGCTTGAAAAAGAATACATTCAAGCTTAGATTGCCTGCATGCTCTAAAGATTGTTCGCGCAAAATAGATCTGAATCTGCAAGGAGGGATTTATAGGATCTTCTCTGATAGCGATTTTCATTTGGATAGAGCGGAAGCGAGATCCGCTTCCCTTAGCGTTCGACAAGTAGCAGGAAAAGAAGTTATCATTTCCGTTCAAACAGTGGAACCTCTTTTTGGATTTAGACTTTCCATCACAAAAGATGGAGTCTCTGAAGATTATAAATCTGGAAAATGGGGAATTCTTTCTAAAGCGAGTACAGGTTTGTATTCTGCATCTCCGGAGACTGTCGCTTCTTCTCGCCAGCCATACGAATTCAAAACTTCTAATCTACCATACTGGTACAATGACGCTGGACTGACCGGAAACACCGACTCTTCTGAACAAGCGGCCCTAGGCAAAGAGGTTCGCAAAGTGTTGGAGAGCTGGGGCTATATACATGAATAG
- a CDS encoding OmpA family protein, with amino-acid sequence MAFLRGLLLFLLLFPSILFSQDSVLLRWKMNSGDDLELNEYHRVRARQGQRVIHREDKNRILLKAVSCKKEGCDFSAIFDTYTKFPEVDPAFYKDKTFKSRFFISETGQYTVPPEYSMPNLRSLPSFSDKSVSQGDNWIKPASESFQFSGARIEIPVQAKYTYKGPEVWKYAGKSGKADLIEYNYNLMKEAETFAPGVPYKIYGFAKGQVFFDSEAGVPQYKHVQLAYTFVFPNGIAQEMTFEIHGVYSKQSSVSESDKDKVAEEVKKMLGGFPDISAQPKKKPNSNKGNGLEWPEWEGNPEGEKQDRAPVEIRKSNEGVVLSLDNLLFDYNKSELKPEAKKVLDKIADVLKKYPDREIRISGHTDDRGSQEYNLKLSQDRALSVLQELRDTHAIEETRMSYKGYGKSQPVSGNEDETGRAKNRRVDITIVLD; translated from the coding sequence ATGGCATTTCTACGAGGGCTTCTTCTTTTTTTATTACTCTTTCCCTCGATACTATTCTCTCAGGATTCCGTTTTGCTCCGATGGAAGATGAACTCGGGAGATGATTTGGAGTTAAACGAATATCATAGAGTTAGAGCAAGACAGGGCCAAAGGGTCATTCATAGAGAGGACAAAAATAGAATCCTTTTGAAAGCAGTCTCTTGCAAGAAGGAAGGCTGCGATTTTTCCGCGATCTTCGATACCTATACCAAATTTCCGGAAGTAGATCCTGCTTTCTATAAGGATAAAACCTTTAAAAGCCGTTTCTTTATTTCCGAAACTGGACAGTATACCGTTCCTCCCGAATACAGTATGCCGAATCTGAGGTCTCTTCCGAGCTTTTCTGACAAAAGCGTTTCTCAAGGAGATAATTGGATCAAGCCTGCCTCTGAAAGTTTTCAATTCAGTGGAGCAAGAATAGAGATCCCTGTTCAAGCAAAGTACACATACAAGGGACCTGAAGTATGGAAGTACGCAGGCAAGAGTGGAAAGGCGGATCTAATAGAATATAATTATAATCTAATGAAGGAAGCTGAGACATTTGCACCTGGAGTCCCTTACAAGATTTACGGTTTTGCAAAAGGGCAGGTGTTTTTTGATTCCGAAGCTGGGGTCCCTCAATACAAACATGTCCAGCTGGCATACACTTTTGTTTTTCCGAATGGAATCGCTCAAGAAATGACCTTCGAGATCCATGGAGTCTATTCCAAGCAAAGCTCCGTAAGTGAATCCGATAAAGACAAGGTTGCCGAAGAAGTGAAGAAAATGCTCGGAGGATTTCCGGATATTTCTGCTCAGCCAAAGAAGAAACCTAACTCTAATAAAGGAAATGGTTTGGAGTGGCCGGAGTGGGAAGGAAATCCAGAAGGAGAGAAGCAGGATCGTGCTCCTGTAGAGATCCGAAAGTCGAATGAAGGCGTGGTTCTTTCCTTAGATAATTTGCTTTTTGATTATAATAAGTCTGAGTTGAAACCAGAAGCAAAGAAGGTCCTGGACAAAATTGCGGACGTTTTGAAGAAATATCCGGATCGTGAGATCAGAATCAGCGGACATACGGACGATCGTGGAAGCCAAGAATATAATTTAAAATTATCTCAAGACAGAGCGTTGAGTGTTCTCCAGGAGCTACGAGATACTCACGCGATCGAGGAAACTCGGATGTCCTATAAAGGTTATGGAAAGTCCCAGCCCGTGTCCGGAAACGAAGATGAAACGGGCCGTGCGAAAAATCGAAGAGTAGATATCACGATCGTATTGGATTGA